One window of the Candidatus Binataceae bacterium genome contains the following:
- a CDS encoding cysteine desulfurase family protein, translating to MRIYLDHNSGSTLRPEAIAALNALLLEGEGNPAAVHRAGQRARRALEQARSEVADLVAASPSEIIFTSGGTESNNFAIAGALGTLSKRRKVITSAIEHSSILAPLLNLDDRGFEVVRIAPDREGRISPEAVVAAIDETTALITLGLVNGEVGTIQHLGEIARRAASAGAIFHLDAAQAAGRIPLEVDELGCDLMTLSAHKLGAPAGSGALFIRDDCQIAPMMLGGPQEDGRRAGTPNLLGAVAFGAAAQAALRTLAVETARLGALTASLSSLLAAQIPGLVCNGPLTDRIPNTLNLTFPGVLGESMLIALDLEGVQVSMGSACAAGAVEPSHVLLAMGRSAGEARSSLRLSLGWNTTAHEVTRAAGIIIRVWHRVSESEPVTAREALA from the coding sequence ATGCGCATTTATCTTGATCATAACTCGGGTTCGACCCTGAGACCCGAAGCGATCGCCGCCCTCAATGCGCTGCTCTTGGAGGGTGAAGGTAACCCCGCCGCGGTTCATCGCGCCGGGCAGCGCGCCCGCCGCGCATTGGAACAAGCGCGCAGCGAGGTCGCGGATTTGGTGGCGGCGAGCCCATCGGAGATTATCTTCACAAGCGGCGGTACCGAATCAAACAATTTCGCCATTGCGGGTGCGCTGGGGACGCTCAGCAAGCGGCGCAAGGTGATTACCTCTGCGATCGAACACTCTTCCATTCTCGCGCCCTTGCTGAATCTCGATGATCGCGGCTTTGAGGTAGTGCGAATTGCGCCCGATCGTGAGGGACGGATTTCGCCCGAAGCTGTCGTTGCGGCGATCGACGAGACCACCGCACTGATTACCCTGGGACTTGTCAACGGCGAAGTCGGTACGATTCAGCACCTTGGCGAAATCGCGCGACGCGCGGCCAGCGCGGGCGCGATCTTCCATCTCGATGCAGCCCAGGCCGCGGGCCGGATTCCACTCGAGGTCGATGAGCTCGGCTGCGATCTGATGACTCTCAGCGCACACAAGCTTGGCGCTCCCGCAGGGAGCGGGGCGCTATTCATCCGGGACGATTGTCAGATCGCACCGATGATGCTGGGCGGTCCCCAGGAAGATGGTCGACGCGCGGGAACTCCGAATCTGCTGGGTGCCGTGGCGTTTGGCGCCGCAGCCCAGGCCGCGCTTCGCACGCTTGCTGTGGAGACCGCACGGCTCGGCGCGCTGACCGCCAGCCTCTCTTCGCTTCTCGCCGCGCAGATTCCCGGACTCGTGTGCAACGGACCGCTCACCGATCGCATTCCCAACACTCTGAACCTCACCTTTCCCGGGGTCCTGGGCGAGAGCATGCTCATCGCGCTGGACCTCGAAGGAGTCCAAGTCTCGATGGGCTCGGCGTGTGCCGCAGGCGCCGTCGAACCATCCCACGTGCTGCTCGCGATGGGTCGGAGCGCCGGCGAAGCGCGCAGCTCGCTGCGCCTCAGCCTCGGCTGGAACACAACCGCGCATGAGGTCACGCGCGCGGCCGGAATCATCATCCGTGTCTGGCATCGCGTTTCCGAGTCCGA